In the genome of Streptomyces sp. V2I9, one region contains:
- a CDS encoding GDSL-type esterase/lipase family protein, with translation MDDAYDWISSPLTDDLLRGALELERTERGGLLPHRLPAPARARSGGDPQIAQAEAQPSGVRVVFRSRATAVALDVRRTVMGHQGLPPLPNGAYDLHIDGEPAGRATASGGDVLMVDLSDGSRELFPGSAGSVTFTGLPAREKSVEIWLPYTETVELLGLRTDAPVAPAGPSGRRVWLHHGSSISQGSCADSSATAWPALAAAAGNVELVNVSLAGNALLDPFTARTLRDTPADLISVKIGINLVGADAMRLRAFGPAVHGFLDTVREGHPTAPLLVVSPVLCPAHEDTPGPSAPDVTGGEVVFTALGDPAETASGKLTLRVVREELDRIVAERAVSDPHLFHLDGRVLYGEADHAELPLPDRLHPDAAAHRRMGERFGAFAFGPGGPFAAVGGQD, from the coding sequence ATGGACGACGCGTACGACTGGATCAGCTCCCCCCTCACCGACGACCTGTTGCGCGGCGCGCTCGAACTGGAGCGCACCGAGCGCGGCGGTCTCCTCCCTCACCGGCTGCCCGCCCCGGCCCGCGCCCGGTCCGGCGGTGACCCGCAGATCGCCCAGGCGGAGGCGCAGCCGTCGGGGGTGCGGGTGGTGTTCCGCAGCCGGGCCACCGCCGTGGCACTGGACGTCCGGCGCACGGTGATGGGCCACCAGGGCCTCCCGCCCCTCCCGAACGGGGCGTACGACCTGCACATCGACGGGGAGCCGGCCGGCCGGGCCACGGCGAGCGGCGGCGATGTGCTGATGGTCGACCTGTCCGACGGGTCGCGGGAGCTGTTCCCCGGCTCCGCCGGGTCCGTCACGTTCACCGGGCTGCCCGCGCGGGAGAAGAGCGTCGAGATCTGGCTGCCGTACACCGAGACGGTCGAGCTGCTCGGACTGCGCACCGACGCGCCCGTGGCCCCGGCAGGCCCGAGCGGGCGGCGGGTCTGGCTGCACCACGGCAGCTCCATCAGCCAGGGCTCGTGCGCGGACAGCTCCGCCACCGCCTGGCCCGCGCTGGCCGCCGCAGCGGGGAACGTGGAGCTGGTCAACGTCTCCCTGGCGGGCAACGCGCTCCTCGACCCGTTCACCGCGCGCACCCTGCGGGACACCCCCGCCGACCTGATCAGCGTCAAGATCGGCATCAACCTGGTCGGCGCCGACGCGATGCGGCTGCGCGCGTTCGGGCCCGCCGTGCACGGCTTCCTGGACACGGTGCGCGAGGGCCACCCCACCGCGCCGCTGCTGGTGGTCTCGCCGGTCCTCTGCCCCGCCCACGAGGACACACCCGGCCCCTCCGCGCCGGACGTGACCGGGGGCGAGGTGGTGTTCACGGCGCTGGGCGATCCGGCGGAGACCGCCTCCGGCAAGCTGACGCTGCGCGTCGTCCGGGAGGAGCTGGACCGGATCGTGGCGGAGCGGGCGGTGTCGGACCCGCACCTCTTCCACCTGGACGGGCGCGTCCTGTACGGCGAGGCGGACCACGCCGAACTGCCGCTGCCCGACCGCCTGCACCCGGACGCCGCCGCCCACCGCCGCATGGGCGAGCGCTTCGGGGCGTTCGCCTTCGGTCCGGGCGGACCGTTCGCGGCGGTGGGCGGGCAGGACTGA
- a CDS encoding dipeptidase codes for MDHLARARELLAVHPVVDGHNDLPWALREQVGYDLDARDIAADQRGLLHTDLNRLRAGGVGGQFWSVYVRTDLTGDAAVSATLEQIDIVGELIARYPTHLRRALTADDLEKARAEGRIASLMGAEGGHSVNNSLGTLRALYDLGVRYMTLTHNDNIDWADSATDLPRLGGLSAFGHEVVREMNRVGMLVDLSHVADGVMRDAIATSTAPVIFSHSSARAVCDHPRNIPDDVLAALPANGGVAMATFVPKFVLPEAVAWTLAADRNMREHGLHHLDTTPQAMRIHEDFEAAHPRPEATVATIADHLDHMRAVAGVDHIGIGGDYDGTAFTPRGLEDVSGYPNLIAELLRRNWSEADLAKLTWRNAVRVLRDAEAVARDEQSRRGPSHATIAELDGVH; via the coding sequence ATGGACCACCTCGCCCGCGCCCGCGAACTCCTCGCCGTCCACCCCGTCGTCGACGGCCACAACGACCTCCCCTGGGCCCTGCGCGAGCAGGTCGGCTACGACCTCGACGCCCGCGACATCGCCGCCGACCAGCGCGGACTGCTCCACACGGACCTGAACCGGCTGCGGGCCGGCGGGGTCGGCGGCCAGTTCTGGTCGGTCTACGTCCGCACCGACCTGACCGGGGACGCGGCGGTCAGCGCCACCCTGGAGCAGATCGACATCGTCGGCGAGCTGATCGCCCGCTACCCGACGCACCTGCGGCGGGCGCTCACCGCCGACGACCTGGAGAAGGCCCGCGCAGAAGGCCGGATCGCCTCCCTGATGGGGGCCGAGGGCGGCCACTCCGTCAACAACTCGCTGGGCACCCTGCGCGCCCTGTACGACCTGGGCGTCCGCTACATGACGCTCACCCACAACGACAACATCGACTGGGCCGACAGCGCCACGGACCTGCCGCGCCTCGGCGGCCTCTCCGCCTTCGGCCACGAGGTCGTCCGCGAGATGAACCGTGTCGGCATGCTGGTCGACCTCAGCCACGTCGCGGACGGGGTCATGCGCGACGCGATCGCCACCAGCACCGCGCCGGTGATCTTCTCGCACTCCTCGGCCCGCGCCGTCTGCGACCACCCGCGCAACATCCCCGACGACGTGCTCGCGGCCCTCCCCGCCAACGGGGGCGTGGCGATGGCGACCTTCGTCCCGAAGTTCGTGCTGCCCGAGGCGGTCGCCTGGACGCTGGCCGCCGACCGCAACATGCGCGAACACGGTCTGCACCACCTGGACACCACCCCGCAGGCCATGCGCATCCACGAGGACTTCGAGGCGGCGCACCCGCGCCCCGAGGCCACGGTCGCCACCATCGCCGACCACCTGGACCACATGCGCGCGGTCGCGGGCGTCGACCACATCGGCATCGGCGGCGACTACGACGGCACGGCGTTCACCCCGCGCGGCCTGGAGGACGTCTCCGGCTATCCGAACCTCATCGCGGAGCTGCTGCGGCGCAACTGGTCCGAAGCCGACCTCGCCAAGCTGACCTGGCGCAACGCCGTACGGGTGCTGCGCGACGCGGAGGCCGTGGCCCGCGACGAGCAGAGCCGGCGCGGCCCGTCCCACGCGACGATCGCGGAGCTGGACGGCGTCCACTAG
- the purE gene encoding 5-(carboxyamino)imidazole ribonucleotide mutase: MTSPSAPAPVIGVVMGSDSDWPVMEAAAKALDEFEIPYEVDVVSAHRMPREMIAYGERAAGRGLKAIIAGAGGAAHLPGMLASVTPLPVIGVPVPLKYLDGMDSLLSIVQMPAGVPVATVSVGGARNAGLLAARILAASDPALQERMEEFLQELNDQATEKGKRLRAKAQGADSFGFGK, translated from the coding sequence ATGACTTCCCCCTCCGCACCGGCGCCCGTGATCGGCGTCGTCATGGGCTCGGACTCCGACTGGCCGGTCATGGAGGCCGCCGCCAAGGCGCTCGACGAGTTCGAGATCCCGTACGAGGTCGACGTCGTCTCCGCCCACCGCATGCCGCGCGAGATGATCGCGTACGGCGAGCGGGCCGCGGGCCGCGGTCTGAAGGCGATCATCGCGGGCGCGGGCGGGGCCGCCCATCTGCCCGGCATGCTCGCCTCCGTCACCCCGCTCCCGGTCATCGGCGTCCCGGTGCCGCTGAAGTACCTGGACGGCATGGACAGCCTGCTCTCCATCGTCCAGATGCCGGCCGGCGTCCCCGTCGCCACCGTCTCCGTCGGCGGCGCGCGCAACGCGGGCCTGCTGGCCGCCCGCATCCTCGCCGCCTCCGACCCCGCGCTCCAGGAGCGGATGGAGGAGTTCCTGCAGGAGCTGAACGACCAGGCCACCGAGAAGGGCAAGCGGCTGCGCGCCAAGGCCCAGGGCGCCGACTCGTTCGGCTTCGGAAAGTAG
- a CDS encoding 5-(carboxyamino)imidazole ribonucleotide synthase — protein sequence MTFPVVGMVGGGQLARMTHEAGIPLGLTFKLLSDTPQDSAAQVVSEVVIGDYRDLDTLRAFARGCDVITFDHEHVPTEHLRALEADGIPVRPGPDALVHAQDKGVMRARLTEIGAPCPRHRIVSDPADAAAFAEEAGGFPVILKTVRGGYDGKGVWVVRSEEEAAEPFRAGVPVLAEEKVDFVRELAANIVRSPHGQAVAYPVVESIQVDGVCDTVIAPAPELDEELAGEAQQLALRIAAELGVVGHLAVELFETRGPDGKPGILVNELAMRPHNSGHWTMDGAITSQFANHVRAVLDLPLGDPRPRAPWTVMCNVLGGDYPDMYQGYLHCMARDPQLKIHMYGKDVKPGRKVGHVNTYGDDLADVRERARHAADYLRGTITE from the coding sequence GTGACGTTCCCGGTAGTCGGCATGGTCGGCGGCGGTCAGCTCGCCCGTATGACCCACGAGGCGGGCATCCCCCTCGGCCTGACATTCAAGCTGCTCAGTGACACTCCCCAGGACTCGGCGGCCCAGGTCGTGAGCGAGGTCGTCATCGGCGACTATCGCGACCTGGACACCCTGCGCGCCTTCGCTCGCGGCTGCGACGTGATCACCTTCGATCACGAGCACGTGCCGACCGAGCATCTGCGGGCCCTGGAGGCGGACGGCATCCCCGTGCGCCCCGGCCCCGACGCCCTGGTGCACGCCCAGGACAAGGGGGTGATGCGCGCCCGGCTCACGGAGATCGGCGCCCCCTGCCCCCGCCACCGCATCGTGAGCGACCCGGCCGACGCCGCCGCGTTCGCCGAGGAGGCCGGCGGCTTCCCCGTCATCCTCAAGACCGTGCGCGGCGGCTACGACGGCAAGGGCGTGTGGGTGGTCCGCTCCGAGGAGGAGGCGGCCGAACCCTTCCGCGCCGGGGTCCCGGTCCTCGCGGAGGAGAAGGTCGACTTCGTACGGGAGCTGGCGGCGAACATCGTCCGCTCGCCGCACGGCCAGGCCGTCGCCTACCCGGTCGTCGAGTCGATCCAGGTCGACGGCGTCTGCGACACGGTGATCGCCCCGGCCCCCGAGCTGGACGAGGAGCTGGCCGGCGAGGCCCAGCAGCTCGCGCTCCGGATCGCCGCCGAGCTGGGCGTCGTCGGACACCTCGCCGTCGAGCTGTTCGAGACCCGCGGGCCCGACGGGAAGCCCGGCATCCTCGTCAACGAACTGGCCATGCGCCCGCACAACTCCGGCCACTGGACCATGGACGGCGCGATCACCTCCCAGTTCGCCAACCACGTCCGGGCCGTCCTCGACCTCCCGCTCGGCGACCCGCGCCCCCGCGCTCCCTGGACGGTCATGTGCAACGTCCTGGGCGGCGACTACCCGGACATGTACCAGGGCTACCTGCACTGCATGGCCCGCGACCCGCAGCTCAAGATCCACATGTACGGCAAGGACGTGAAGCCCGGCCGCAAGGTCGGACACGTCAACACCTACGGCGACGATCTGGCGGACGTGCGGGAGCGCGCCCGGCACGCGGCCGACTACCTGCGAGGAACGATCACCGAATGA
- a CDS encoding GtrA family protein codes for MSERGALRTRLEALAREVAKFGAVGAFGLLVNIAVFNLLRHTTDLQVVRASVLATFVAILFNYVGFRYWTYRERDKTGRTRELALFLLFSAAGAVIETGVLYAATYGFGWNTPVQSNVFKIVGIGIATLFRFWSYRTWVFKALPAEEAVRNAERFLEQRRPADEPVTPGPVRN; via the coding sequence ATGAGCGAACGGGGCGCACTGCGGACCCGGCTGGAAGCCCTCGCCCGCGAGGTCGCCAAGTTCGGCGCGGTCGGCGCTTTCGGCCTGCTGGTCAACATCGCGGTCTTCAACCTGCTGCGGCACACGACGGACCTCCAGGTGGTCCGGGCGAGCGTGCTGGCGACGTTCGTCGCGATCCTCTTCAACTACGTGGGCTTCCGCTACTGGACCTACCGGGAGCGCGACAAGACCGGCCGCACCCGTGAGCTGGCCCTCTTCCTGCTGTTCAGCGCGGCAGGCGCGGTGATCGAGACGGGCGTGCTGTACGCGGCGACGTACGGCTTCGGCTGGAACACCCCGGTCCAGAGCAACGTCTTCAAGATCGTCGGCATCGGGATCGCCACCCTGTTCCGCTTCTGGTCCTACCGGACCTGGGTCTTCAAGGCCCTGCCCGCCGAGGAGGCCGTGCGGAACGCGGAACGGTTTCTGGAGCAGCGCCGACCGGCCGACGAGCCGGTGACGCCGGGCCCCGTACGGAACTGA
- a CDS encoding ATP-binding protein — MRRRLINSTLAVVLVVIAVFGVSLVIVETRTISASAQESVESEALRLISVVDSRLLGEERINPGVLAEQIDPKRYALVEIPGRAPIAVGERPSGSVLRATETGERGETVTVEESRSAVTREVGRTLLIIGAVALLAIVSAVLLAVRQANRLTSPLTDLAETAERLGSGDPRPRHKRYGVPELDRVADVLDASAERIARMLTAERRLAADASHQLRTPLTALSMRIEEISVTDDPDTVKEEANIALTQVERLTDVVERLLTNSRDPRTGSAVVFDLDEIVKQQIEEWRPAYRSAGRALVCSGKHGLRAVGTPGAVAQVLAALIENSLMHGGGTVALRTRVTGNQVVIEVTDEGPGVPAELGARIFERTISGRNSTGIGLAVARDLAEADGGRLELLQQHPAVFALFLSRTPADRDTPERPVR; from the coding sequence ATGCGCCGTCGGCTGATCAACTCCACGCTCGCCGTGGTGCTCGTCGTCATCGCCGTCTTCGGCGTCTCGCTGGTGATCGTGGAGACGCGCACCATCAGCGCCAGCGCCCAGGAGAGCGTGGAGTCCGAGGCGTTGCGGCTGATCAGCGTGGTCGACAGCCGACTGCTCGGGGAGGAGCGGATCAACCCCGGCGTGCTGGCCGAGCAGATCGACCCCAAGCGCTACGCGCTGGTCGAGATCCCCGGCCGCGCGCCCATCGCCGTCGGCGAGCGCCCCTCCGGCAGCGTCCTGCGCGCCACCGAGACGGGGGAGCGGGGCGAGACGGTCACCGTCGAGGAGTCCCGCTCGGCCGTCACCCGCGAGGTCGGGCGCACGCTCCTGATCATCGGCGCGGTGGCCCTGCTGGCGATCGTCTCCGCGGTGCTCCTCGCCGTACGCCAGGCCAACCGGCTGACCTCCCCGCTCACCGACCTCGCCGAGACCGCCGAACGCCTCGGCTCCGGAGACCCCCGCCCGCGCCACAAGCGGTACGGGGTGCCCGAGCTGGACCGGGTCGCGGACGTCCTGGACGCCTCGGCCGAGCGGATCGCCCGGATGCTGACCGCCGAACGGCGGCTGGCCGCGGACGCCTCGCACCAGCTCCGGACCCCGCTGACCGCGCTCTCCATGCGGATCGAGGAGATCTCCGTCACCGACGACCCGGACACGGTGAAGGAGGAGGCGAACATCGCCCTCACGCAGGTGGAGCGGCTCACCGACGTCGTCGAGCGGCTCCTGACGAACTCCCGCGACCCGCGCACCGGCTCCGCCGTCGTCTTCGACCTCGACGAGATCGTCAAACAGCAGATCGAGGAGTGGCGCCCGGCCTACCGCAGTGCCGGTCGCGCCCTGGTCTGCTCCGGCAAGCACGGGCTGCGGGCCGTCGGTACTCCGGGGGCGGTGGCCCAGGTCCTGGCGGCGCTGATCGAGAACTCCCTCATGCACGGCGGCGGCACCGTCGCCCTGCGCACGCGGGTCACCGGCAACCAGGTGGTCATCGAGGTCACCGACGAGGGCCCCGGTGTCCCCGCCGAACTGGGGGCGCGGATCTTCGAGCGGACCATCAGCGGCCGCAACTCCACCGGCATCGGCCTGGCGGTCGCCCGCGACCTCGCGGAGGCGGACGGCGGGCGGCTGGAGCTGCTCCAGCAGCACCCGGCGGTCTTCGCGCTCTTCCTGTCCCGGACCCCGGCGGACCGGGACACCCCTGAGCGCCCGGTGCGCTGA
- a CDS encoding response regulator transcription factor, whose product MTRVLLAEDDASISEPLARALRREGYEVEVRQDGPTALDAGLQGGIDLVVLDLGLPGMDGLEVARRLRADGHTIPILVLTARADEVDTVVGLDAGADDYVTKPFRLAELLARVRALLRRGASEPVAQPATHGVRIDVESHRAWMGEEELQLTAKEFDLLRVLVRDAGRVVTRDQLMREVWDTTWWSSTKTLDMHISWLRKKLGDDAANPRYIATVRGVGFRFEKS is encoded by the coding sequence ATGACCCGTGTTTTGCTCGCCGAGGACGACGCGTCCATCTCGGAGCCCCTGGCCCGCGCACTGCGTCGGGAGGGTTACGAGGTCGAGGTCCGTCAGGACGGTCCGACCGCGCTCGACGCCGGACTCCAGGGCGGCATCGACCTGGTCGTCCTCGATCTGGGGCTGCCCGGCATGGACGGGCTGGAAGTCGCCCGCAGGCTCCGCGCCGACGGCCACACCATCCCGATCCTGGTGCTGACGGCCCGCGCCGACGAGGTCGACACGGTCGTCGGTCTGGACGCGGGCGCCGACGACTACGTCACCAAGCCGTTCCGCCTCGCCGAACTGCTGGCCCGCGTCCGCGCCCTGCTGCGGCGCGGGGCCTCCGAGCCCGTCGCGCAGCCCGCCACCCACGGCGTCAGGATCGACGTCGAGTCGCACCGCGCCTGGATGGGCGAGGAGGAACTCCAGCTCACCGCCAAGGAGTTCGACCTGCTGCGGGTCCTCGTCCGGGACGCCGGCCGGGTCGTCACCCGCGACCAGCTGATGCGCGAGGTCTGGGACACCACCTGGTGGTCCTCCACCAAGACGCTCGACATGCACATCTCCTGGCTGCGCAAGAAGCTCGGCGACGACGCGGCCAATCCGCGCTACATCGCCACCGTCCGGGGCGTCGGTTTCCGCTTCGAGAAGAGCTGA
- a CDS encoding peptide MFS transporter produces the protein MASSLTKDSPGSGEKTFFGHPRGMATLFMTEMWERFSFYGMRAILTLYLVAAVLDGPLEGREALAASIYGVYNAVVYMAAMPGGWVADRLWGARKAVLVGGIVIALGHFALALPSDITFFFGLALIAVGTGLLKPNISAMVGGLYENQSSARRDAGFTLFYMAINIGGFAAPLLVGYLGENVSWHLGFGVAGVGMTFAVIQYAVGSKHLGDVGKLPAKPASPEERRQMLRKVGLWSGIAVAALLIDLALGTYDIEHIVNVLAVLGVVVPVVYFITIFRDPALTAEDRPKIKAYVWFFITAVLFWMIYDQSGSLLTIFADNKTDRFIGGWEFPASWLQSVNPALVIILAPIFAALWVKLATRNREPSTPMKFALAMLLIGGSFGIMGLAGAAAANSDTGKVTVFWLLAVYLAQTMGEMCLSPVGLSLSTKLAPKMFVGQIMGLWFLATSTGNALNGWTTKLNAPLGDAAYYTLQAVVAVAAGIAFMVAGRKIRALMGGVK, from the coding sequence ATGGCGTCCAGCCTGACGAAGGATTCGCCCGGTTCCGGCGAGAAGACCTTCTTCGGCCACCCGCGCGGTATGGCCACCCTGTTCATGACGGAGATGTGGGAACGCTTCTCCTTCTACGGGATGCGCGCCATCCTCACCCTGTACTTGGTGGCCGCCGTGCTCGACGGCCCCCTGGAGGGCCGGGAGGCGCTCGCCGCCTCCATCTACGGCGTCTACAACGCCGTCGTCTACATGGCCGCGATGCCCGGCGGCTGGGTCGCCGACCGCCTCTGGGGCGCCCGCAAGGCCGTTCTGGTCGGCGGGATCGTCATCGCGCTCGGCCACTTCGCGCTCGCGCTGCCGAGCGACATCACGTTCTTCTTCGGCCTCGCGCTGATCGCGGTCGGCACGGGCCTGCTGAAGCCGAACATCTCGGCCATGGTGGGCGGTCTCTACGAGAACCAGTCCAGCGCCCGCCGGGACGCCGGCTTCACGCTCTTCTACATGGCGATCAACATCGGTGGCTTCGCCGCCCCGCTGCTGGTCGGTTACCTCGGCGAGAACGTCAGCTGGCACCTCGGCTTCGGCGTGGCCGGTGTCGGCATGACCTTCGCGGTCATCCAGTACGCGGTCGGCTCCAAGCACCTCGGTGACGTCGGGAAGCTGCCCGCGAAGCCCGCCTCCCCCGAGGAGCGGCGGCAGATGCTGCGCAAGGTGGGCCTCTGGTCGGGTATCGCGGTCGCCGCGCTGCTGATCGACCTGGCGCTGGGCACCTACGACATCGAGCACATCGTCAACGTCCTGGCCGTGCTGGGCGTCGTCGTGCCGGTCGTCTACTTCATCACGATCTTCCGGGACCCGGCGCTCACCGCGGAGGACCGGCCGAAGATCAAGGCGTACGTGTGGTTCTTCATCACGGCCGTGCTCTTCTGGATGATCTACGACCAGTCCGGTTCGCTGCTGACGATCTTCGCGGACAACAAGACGGACCGCTTCATCGGCGGCTGGGAGTTCCCGGCCTCCTGGCTCCAGTCGGTCAACCCCGCACTGGTCATCATCCTGGCCCCGATCTTCGCCGCGCTCTGGGTCAAGCTGGCCACGCGCAACCGTGAGCCCAGCACCCCGATGAAGTTCGCCCTGGCGATGCTGCTCATCGGCGGCTCCTTCGGCATCATGGGCCTGGCGGGTGCCGCCGCGGCCAACAGCGACACCGGCAAGGTCACCGTCTTCTGGCTGCTCGCGGTCTACCTGGCGCAGACCATGGGCGAGATGTGCCTCTCCCCGGTCGGCCTGTCGCTGTCCACGAAGCTGGCGCCGAAGATGTTCGTGGGTCAGATCATGGGTCTGTGGTTCCTGGCCACCTCGACGGGCAACGCCCTGAACGGCTGGACCACCAAGCTCAACGCCCCGCTCGGCGACGCCGCGTACTACACGCTCCAGGCGGTCGTGGCCGTCGCCGCGGGTATCGCCTTCATGGTGGCCGGCCGCAAGATCCGCGCCCTCATGGGCGGCGTCAAGTAG
- a CDS encoding ATP-binding protein, producing the protein MSTTRQHPPGDLGREPDGAASASPDPAERQWRTLSLAQASGIVPTARDFARQALHDWGWLPASTADRRAAAEDVLLVVSELVTNACLHAEGPEELRIGHTAKALRVEVVDRGAGQPAPRTPHRAGRPGGHGMFIVQRLCIDWGVLRSPDAPGKTVWAELAAPV; encoded by the coding sequence ATGAGCACCACCCGGCAGCATCCGCCGGGCGACCTCGGTCGTGAGCCGGACGGAGCGGCTTCGGCCTCGCCCGATCCGGCCGAGCGACAGTGGCGCACGCTCTCGCTGGCACAGGCGAGCGGCATCGTCCCGACGGCCCGTGACTTCGCCCGGCAGGCGCTGCACGACTGGGGCTGGCTCCCGGCGTCCACCGCCGACCGCCGGGCCGCCGCCGAGGACGTCCTGCTGGTCGTCTCCGAGCTGGTGACCAACGCCTGCCTGCACGCGGAGGGCCCCGAGGAGCTGCGGATCGGCCACACCGCGAAGGCGCTGCGTGTGGAGGTCGTCGACCGGGGAGCCGGGCAGCCCGCCCCCCGTACGCCGCACCGCGCCGGCCGGCCCGGAGGGCACGGCATGTTCATCGTGCAGCGCCTCTGCATCGACTGGGGCGTCCTGCGCTCACCGGACGCTCCGGGCAAGACGGTCTGGGCGGAGCTCGCCGCTCCCGTGTAG
- a CDS encoding STAS domain-containing protein — protein MDRGTVGSANRGRLQVEARTEGRNEIVTPVGELDHHTADLLREPLESAVEQGRVRLVVDCSRLDFCDSTGLNVLLGARLKAEAAGGAVHLAGMQPVVARVFEITGAEAVFTVHATLDEALAT, from the coding sequence ATGGACCGCGGGACGGTCGGCAGTGCGAACCGGGGTCGGCTTCAGGTCGAGGCCCGGACCGAGGGGCGCAACGAGATCGTGACGCCGGTGGGTGAGCTGGACCACCACACCGCCGATCTGTTGCGGGAGCCTCTGGAGAGTGCGGTCGAGCAGGGGCGCGTGCGCCTGGTGGTCGACTGCTCTCGTCTGGATTTCTGCGATTCCACCGGGCTGAACGTCCTGCTCGGCGCCCGCCTCAAGGCGGAGGCGGCCGGGGGAGCGGTTCACCTGGCGGGAATGCAGCCCGTCGTGGCGCGGGTGTTCGAGATCACCGGGGCGGAGGCGGTCTTCACCGTCCACGCCACGCTGGACGAGGCGCTGGCCACCTGA
- a CDS encoding RNA polymerase sigma factor SigF: MSPRLDGARTHYASSACPQGPTNSDSPAASAVPGPRAGTTSTTSDFSGGTGEGLEGLEGLPEIPPYAEVGALDARALSKTLFERLEALEEGTHEYSYVRNTLVELNLALVKFAASRFRSRSEPMEDIVQVGTIGLIKAIDRFELSRGVEFPTFAMPTIVGEIKRFFRDTSWSVRVPRRLQELRLDLAKAGDELSQQLDRAPTVAELSERLGITRDEVVEGMSASNAYTASSLDAKSDDDESEGALADRIGYEDNGLEGIEYIESLKPLIASLPARDRMILSLRFVSNMTQSEIGEELNISQMHVSRLLSRTLTKLRKGLTVDE, encoded by the coding sequence ATGTCACCCCGGCTCGACGGAGCGCGTACCCACTACGCGTCGTCGGCATGTCCTCAGGGACCGACCAATTCCGACTCCCCCGCCGCGAGTGCCGTTCCCGGCCCGCGCGCCGGCACCACCAGCACCACCTCAGACTTCTCCGGCGGGACCGGCGAGGGGCTCGAAGGACTCGAAGGACTTCCCGAGATCCCGCCGTACGCCGAAGTGGGCGCTCTGGACGCCAGGGCGCTGTCGAAGACGCTCTTCGAGCGGCTGGAGGCCCTTGAGGAGGGCACCCACGAGTACAGCTACGTCCGCAACACCCTCGTCGAGCTCAATCTCGCGCTCGTCAAGTTCGCCGCCTCCCGGTTCCGCTCCCGCAGCGAACCGATGGAGGACATCGTCCAGGTCGGCACCATCGGCCTGATCAAGGCGATCGACCGGTTCGAGCTGAGCCGCGGTGTGGAGTTCCCCACCTTCGCGATGCCGACGATCGTCGGCGAGATCAAGCGCTTCTTCCGTGACACCAGCTGGTCCGTGCGCGTACCGCGCCGGCTCCAGGAGCTGCGGCTCGATCTGGCGAAGGCGGGCGACGAGCTCTCCCAGCAGCTGGACCGCGCGCCCACCGTGGCGGAGCTGTCCGAGCGGCTCGGCATCACCCGCGACGAGGTCGTCGAGGGCATGTCCGCGAGCAACGCGTACACCGCGAGCTCGCTGGACGCCAAGTCCGACGACGACGAGAGCGAGGGCGCTCTCGCCGACCGCATCGGTTACGAGGACAACGGCCTCGAAGGCATCGAGTACATCGAATCGCTCAAGCCGCTGATCGCCTCGCTGCCCGCCCGCGACCGGATGATCCTCTCGCTCCGTTTCGTCAGCAACATGACGCAGTCGGAGATCGGCGAGGAGCTGAACATCTCGCAGATGCACGTGTCCCGCCTGCTCTCGCGGACGCTCACCAAGCTCCGCAAGGGACTGACCGTCGACGAGTGA